One segment of Lytechinus variegatus isolate NC3 chromosome 13, Lvar_3.0, whole genome shotgun sequence DNA contains the following:
- the LOC121426416 gene encoding uncharacterized protein LOC121426416, whose protein sequence is MGLLVLFVFAGCLTLSSAVSCYTCSENNVPFDELEGVFESTNCSAPSPTDDFVDIDRNCTGTCVTFISLSSQTYDIVRDCFEATPSQIASECDRGCTRPSDCRQCCDTDLCNSDSVDDIISEQRMGQTCYECRHSEIPYTGNFNPSCGLSFNSAGEGVRYSFCQGLCYSAITFIEGVEDVQRGCRSRGASCDYANHPYLEDKSVRINSLDYNMKCCLGSLCNSGHFVGPSGGVIVLVISLAQILFALAL, encoded by the exons GATGCCTGACATTGTCAAGTGCCGTGTCGTGCTATACCTGCAGCGAGAATAATGTGCCTTTTGATGAGCTAGAAGGTGTCTTTGAGTCGACCAACTGCTCAGCACCCAGCCCAACCGACGATTTCGTCGACATTGACAGAAACTGCACTGGAACTTGTGTC ACATTCATATCGCTGTCGTCTCAAACTTACGACATTGTTCGGGATTGCTTTGAGGCTACCCCTTCACAAATTGCGTCAGAATGCGATCGAGGCTGCACAAGGCCTTCTGATTGTCGACAATGTTGTGACACCGACTTGTGCAACAGTGATTCTGTGGATGATATCATCTCTGAGCAACGAATGGGCCAAACATGTTACGAATGCCGTCACAGCGAAATACCATACACCGGTAATTTCAACCCCAGTTGCGGATTGAGTTTCAATTCAGCGGGGGAAGGAGTGAGGTACTCATTTTGCCAGGGTCTTTGTTAT AGTGCTATCACTTTCATTGAGGGTGTTGAAGATGTCCAGCGGGGGTGCAGAAGCCGGGGAGCCAGTTGTGACTATGCCAACCACCCTTACCTGGAAGACAAGAGCGTCCGTATCAATAGTCTGGATTATAACATGAAGTGCTGCCTAGGCTCACTCTGTAACAGCGGTCACTTCGTTGGTCCGTCTGGTGGCGTGATCGTGCTTGTCATTTCCTTGGCACAAATCCTCTTTGCCCTGGCGCTCTGA